In Candidatus Binatia bacterium, one DNA window encodes the following:
- a CDS encoding peptidase S8 — protein sequence MNGTIKLVAPLVAALGIAACSSGGSNIPGASGAPGQPMITQARGFVPAWMVKNEARAACPQVIGQPTCLALIKNGPQPNCSPSSSCGFTPKDLETRYKLPITKGSGQIVAIVDAGDHPDAASDLSKYRTQFGLGTASFFKYNQNGQQSNYPSYTGWHLEIDLDIDMVSAACPLCTIYLVEANSASTSDLDTAEKEAVTLGAHIISNSWICYGSINCVDHSAFDQPGVEYLAASGDAGYGQNGAPEALGTVVSVGGTQLAKSGSTYTESIWFDGGGGCATGETKPSWQHDPDCSYRTDSDVSSEAGCSPGVAEYDTLSGGWVGVCGTSAASPLNAGIYGLAGNASSQDAAKKFWTLTKTQHKKDLHRVSGGGNCGSYLCGDGRYKRYYSGPAGWGSPNGIGAF from the coding sequence CGGCTCGAACATTCCAGGCGCCTCCGGAGCGCCGGGTCAACCCATGATCACGCAGGCACGCGGATTCGTGCCTGCCTGGATGGTCAAGAACGAAGCGCGCGCAGCCTGCCCGCAGGTCATCGGACAGCCGACCTGCCTCGCGCTGATCAAGAACGGACCTCAACCTAACTGCAGCCCGTCGAGCAGCTGCGGCTTCACGCCGAAGGATCTCGAGACCCGCTACAAACTGCCGATCACGAAAGGATCCGGCCAGATCGTGGCGATCGTCGACGCCGGCGATCATCCCGACGCCGCTTCCGACCTCTCGAAGTATCGAACGCAGTTTGGCCTCGGAACGGCCAGCTTCTTCAAGTACAATCAGAACGGGCAGCAGAGCAACTATCCGTCGTACACCGGCTGGCATCTCGAGATCGATCTCGACATCGACATGGTCTCGGCGGCATGCCCGCTCTGCACGATCTATCTCGTCGAGGCGAACAGCGCGAGCACGAGCGATCTCGATACGGCCGAAAAAGAGGCCGTGACGCTGGGCGCGCACATCATCAGCAACAGCTGGATCTGCTACGGCTCGATCAACTGCGTCGACCATTCGGCCTTCGACCAGCCGGGCGTGGAGTACCTCGCCGCGTCGGGTGACGCCGGCTACGGGCAGAACGGCGCGCCGGAAGCGCTCGGGACGGTCGTTTCGGTCGGCGGCACACAGCTCGCGAAGAGCGGATCGACCTATACTGAATCTATCTGGTTCGACGGCGGCGGCGGTTGCGCCACCGGCGAGACCAAGCCGTCGTGGCAGCACGATCCGGACTGCTCGTACCGTACCGACTCCGACGTCTCCTCCGAGGCCGGCTGCTCGCCGGGCGTTGCCGAGTACGACACTCTCAGCGGCGGCTGGGTCGGCGTCTGCGGCACGAGCGCGGCGTCGCCGCTGAACGCCGGCATCTACGGTCTCGCGGGCAACGCGAGCTCGCAGGACGCGGCCAAGAAGTTCTGGACGCTGACGAAAACACAACACAAGAAGGATCTGCACCGCGTCTCAGGCGGCGGCAACTGCGGCAGCTACCTGTGCGGGGACGGCAGGTACAAGCGCTACTACTCTGGGCCGGCCGGCTGGGGAAGCCCGAACGGCATCGGAGCCTTCTAA
- a CDS encoding alpha/beta fold hydrolase: MSRIFATLGNVLFSCLFAVASPPSGLDGSWAGVVQDGTQTLYLVVTLWHDGKGVQQATIAFPKEGETAFPASGSTANGTTTITALKDGATLFMAGALSGERFQGSYRFGISQGVFDLWPLRKMGRSDLLPFTGDFSDGHGHDVVIGESLGALYFFDRLTGRTGRLYPLSNGSFFGGPSLLIYAPVAVTAQFSFGANDLTFAVDGATAMLHRVTVANLADVTFDALGARISGTLRRPPGVGRFPAVLLLSGSNGQPRSGFYALEDFVADQFARLGFVVLSFDKRGVGDSSGAAGDNGVEQVAAAAFRFLKQQPGIDPARTGIWGMSQGGIIAPKVATLENGVGFIVNESGSIVDANTEEIERTARMMRVDGFNERDIADAVAFQRLKFHYARTGQDWDAYAAAYTKYANRPWFPDPYVGPPASKSSSAWKFWRESGAVQPTEFWRRFTGPVLLLFAQHDTIGDPDENIALFAKTMAEAGNENYTIGVIPGADHSMYEARTGSWREDRLLTNLSFPALNLLNTWVQNQRLIEMIPENARLGPRTGS; the protein is encoded by the coding sequence ATGTCGCGCATCTTTGCGACCCTTGGGAACGTTCTGTTCTCGTGTCTTTTCGCGGTCGCGAGCCCACCGTCGGGGCTTGATGGTTCGTGGGCGGGGGTCGTACAAGATGGCACGCAGACGTTGTATTTGGTCGTCACGCTTTGGCACGACGGCAAAGGCGTTCAGCAGGCGACGATCGCCTTCCCAAAAGAGGGGGAAACTGCGTTTCCTGCCTCAGGATCGACAGCGAACGGAACGACGACGATCACGGCTCTCAAGGACGGCGCTACGCTATTCATGGCGGGCGCACTTTCGGGCGAACGATTCCAAGGCAGCTACCGCTTCGGGATAAGCCAGGGTGTATTCGACCTTTGGCCGCTACGAAAGATGGGCCGAAGCGATCTGCTTCCGTTCACCGGTGATTTCTCCGATGGGCACGGCCACGACGTCGTCATCGGTGAGTCGCTCGGGGCCCTCTACTTCTTCGATCGCTTGACTGGAAGAACAGGCCGGCTTTATCCGCTTTCAAACGGGTCGTTCTTTGGGGGTCCATCCCTGCTTATTTACGCTCCGGTGGCCGTGACCGCCCAGTTTAGCTTCGGGGCGAACGATCTCACATTTGCCGTCGACGGCGCGACCGCGATGCTTCACCGAGTAACCGTCGCCAATTTAGCAGACGTAACTTTCGATGCCCTCGGCGCGCGCATATCCGGAACGCTGCGACGACCGCCGGGGGTGGGCCGGTTTCCCGCTGTTCTCCTTCTGTCGGGTTCGAACGGGCAGCCGCGAAGCGGCTTTTACGCGCTCGAAGATTTCGTCGCCGATCAGTTTGCCCGCTTGGGCTTTGTCGTGTTGAGTTTCGACAAGCGGGGCGTCGGCGATTCCAGCGGTGCGGCAGGGGACAACGGCGTTGAGCAGGTGGCCGCGGCGGCGTTTCGGTTTCTTAAACAGCAACCCGGCATCGATCCCGCGCGGACCGGAATCTGGGGGATGAGCCAAGGTGGGATCATCGCGCCAAAAGTCGCGACTCTAGAGAACGGCGTCGGATTCATTGTGAATGAGTCGGGCAGCATCGTCGACGCGAACACCGAAGAGATAGAGCGAACTGCAAGGATGATGCGCGTCGATGGTTTCAACGAACGTGACATCGCCGATGCGGTTGCTTTTCAGCGCCTCAAGTTTCACTACGCGCGGACGGGCCAAGATTGGGACGCGTATGCGGCGGCCTACACGAAATATGCAAACCGTCCGTGGTTTCCGGACCCCTACGTCGGTCCGCCAGCGTCGAAAAGCTCCAGTGCATGGAAGTTTTGGCGCGAGTCGGGTGCCGTTCAACCTACCGAATTCTGGCGGCGTTTTACGGGGCCGGTTCTGCTTTTGTTCGCGCAGCACGATACCATCGGCGATCCCGATGAGAACATCGCCTTATTCGCGAAGACGATGGCCGAGGCGGGGAACGAAAACTACACGATCGGCGTCATTCCCGGCGCCGATCACAGCATGTACGAGGCGAGGACGGGCAGTTGGCGCGAGGATCGCCTGCTAACGAACCTGAGCTTTCCTGCCTTGAATCTTTTGAATACTTGGGTCCAGAACCAGCGGCTCATTGAGATGATTCCCGAGAACGCAAGACTCGGACCTCGCACTGGATCGTAG